Part of the Elusimicrobiota bacterium genome is shown below.
GCAGTCCACGTGCGCGTAGTGCCGCTTGTCCGTCTGGTACTCCGCGTGGTGCACGTTGATCGTCACGCCCCGCGCCTTCTCTTCCGGAGCGTTGTCGATCTCGTCGTAGCGCTTGGCCGTCGCCAAGCCCTTCTTGGAGAGATAGAGGGTGATCGCCGCGGTCAGGGTCGTCTTGCCGTGGTCCACGTGCCCGATCGTCCCGATGTTGACGTGCGGCTTGGTGCGCTCGAATTTCGCCTTGGCCAT
Proteins encoded:
- a CDS encoding GTP-binding protein; the encoded protein is MAKAKFERTKPHVNIGTIGHVDHGKTTLTAAITLYLSKKGLATAKRYDEIDNAPEEKARGVTINVHHAEYQTDKRHYAHVDC